From Saccharothrix espanaensis DSM 44229, the proteins below share one genomic window:
- a CDS encoding pentapeptide repeat-containing protein has translation MPTWVMWLAVALVVAAVVVRHHRRSQADTLLDEHARRRTGGGPTPVSVWREANRRFRAGEREGLLLLAEIGRTLPRRRQDVVDTWLAALRGGVSRGLDSPWRTAVQRELVAHLRPGDDYWPGMDVHAAGAILVDFDLSGCRVGAVDFTGAVFVGDARFAAMTVTGEARFDGARFLRHAVFTDALFARSASLALVVFTGNLAFAGVQVAREARLRASKISGRADLRRAEFGGSADFAEVFFGGRALFGEVVFHQDAVFSRSWFRGWTDVNSALIGEAAEFGGVRFGHRVLH, from the coding sequence ATGCCGACGTGGGTCATGTGGCTGGCGGTCGCGCTGGTGGTCGCCGCCGTGGTGGTGCGGCACCACCGGCGGTCGCAGGCCGACACTCTGCTGGACGAGCACGCCCGTCGCCGCACCGGGGGCGGGCCGACGCCGGTGTCGGTGTGGCGGGAGGCCAACCGGCGGTTCCGGGCGGGCGAGCGGGAGGGGCTGCTGCTGCTCGCCGAGATCGGCCGCACGCTGCCGCGTCGCCGCCAGGACGTGGTGGACACGTGGCTGGCGGCGTTGCGCGGCGGGGTGAGCCGGGGGCTGGACTCGCCGTGGCGCACGGCGGTGCAGCGGGAGCTGGTGGCGCACCTGCGGCCGGGCGACGACTACTGGCCGGGGATGGACGTGCACGCGGCGGGCGCGATCCTGGTGGACTTCGACCTGTCGGGCTGCCGGGTGGGCGCGGTGGACTTCACCGGGGCGGTGTTCGTCGGCGACGCCCGGTTCGCGGCGATGACGGTGACCGGCGAGGCGAGGTTCGACGGGGCCCGGTTCCTGCGGCACGCGGTGTTCACCGACGCGCTGTTCGCCCGCTCGGCGTCGTTGGCGCTGGTGGTGTTCACCGGGAACCTGGCGTTCGCCGGGGTGCAGGTGGCGCGCGAGGCGCGGCTGCGGGCCTCGAAGATCTCCGGTCGCGCGGACCTGCGGCGGGCGGAGTTCGGCGGGTCGGCGGATTTCGCGGAGGTGTTCTTCGGCGGCCGGGCGCTGTTCGGCGAGGTGGTGTTCCACCAGGACGCGGTGTTCTCGCGGTCGTGGTTCCGGGGCTGGACGGACGTGAACTCGGCGCTGATCGGCGAGGCGGCCGAGTTCGGCGGCGTCCGCTTCGGCCACCGCGTGCTGCACTGA
- a CDS encoding TetR/AcrR family transcriptional regulator codes for MTTRRATTRRELLCDTVISVLAAEGGRGLTHRAVDRAAGVPQGTTKNYFPTRESLLRAAAGRMTDLHAEAVARLAATTPEDISPAEVAELYPALLRRAVADDPTQLLAMVELYLEAVRRPGVREALGRMVVANAEAGADLHRAAGLPSSARDAGLLDAYFLGVAVSLLALPGEALRATGLDDPYALGLGLFKAAVPAVARAGRPDGRAQAG; via the coding sequence GTGACGACCCGCCGCGCGACGACCCGCCGTGAACTGCTGTGCGACACCGTGATCTCGGTCCTGGCCGCCGAGGGCGGTCGAGGGCTCACGCACCGCGCGGTGGACCGGGCGGCGGGCGTCCCGCAGGGCACCACCAAGAACTACTTCCCCACCCGCGAGTCCCTGCTGCGCGCCGCGGCCGGGCGGATGACCGACCTGCACGCCGAGGCCGTCGCCCGGCTCGCGGCCACCACCCCCGAGGACATCTCGCCGGCCGAGGTCGCCGAGCTCTACCCGGCCCTGCTGCGCCGCGCGGTCGCCGACGACCCCACCCAGCTGCTCGCCATGGTCGAGCTCTACCTGGAGGCGGTGCGCCGGCCCGGAGTGCGCGAAGCGCTGGGACGCATGGTGGTCGCCAACGCCGAAGCGGGCGCTGACCTGCACCGGGCCGCCGGGCTGCCGTCCTCGGCCCGCGACGCCGGGCTGCTCGACGCCTACTTCCTGGGCGTCGCGGTATCGCTGCTCGCCCTACCCGGCGAAGCGCTGCGCGCCACCGGCCTGGACGACCCGTACGCGCTGGGCCTGGGCCTGTTCAAGGCCGCCGTGCCCGCCGTCGCCCGCGCCGGACGCCCCGACGGCCGGGCCCAGGCCGGCTGA
- a CDS encoding CGNR zinc finger domain-containing protein — protein sequence MHFNPYGGTAAQLAAALVNVAPDSTADDLVAMLREQRYKPVGTLDAFQARQLTAWARRLEPVFAGTVDRVAHLNALLAETAARPYISTHDDRPPHLHFAPETETTLVRVRAFTAAGLAHVVCEEPDRLGRCGREGCGTVYVDTSRNGRRRYCTTRCANRMQVARHRERRAS from the coding sequence GTGCATTTCAACCCTTACGGCGGGACGGCGGCGCAACTGGCCGCGGCGCTGGTCAACGTCGCCCCCGACAGCACGGCGGACGACCTGGTGGCGATGCTGCGCGAGCAGCGCTACAAGCCGGTCGGGACGCTCGACGCGTTCCAGGCCCGGCAGTTGACGGCGTGGGCGCGCCGGCTGGAGCCGGTGTTCGCGGGCACCGTCGACCGGGTCGCCCACCTCAACGCGCTGCTGGCCGAGACCGCCGCCCGCCCCTACATCTCCACCCACGACGACCGTCCGCCGCACCTGCACTTCGCGCCGGAGACCGAGACGACGCTGGTCCGGGTGCGGGCGTTCACCGCGGCGGGCCTGGCGCACGTGGTGTGCGAGGAGCCCGACCGGCTGGGCCGCTGCGGACGCGAGGGCTGCGGGACCGTCTACGTCGACACCTCCCGCAACGGCCGCCGCCGGTACTGCACCACGCGCTGCGCCAACCGGATGCAGGTGGCGCGCCACCGGGAGCGGCGCGCGTCGTGA
- a CDS encoding PadR family transcriptional regulator, which yields MPKPYRRTNPLALAVLGLLRERDMHPYEMASTLRERHQEGSVKLTYGSLYTVVDSLRAHGFLEAGAATREGNRPERTVYRLTDTGRAELHDWLRDLIAVPVKEYPRFEAGVALIGLLPPDEAIALCERRAATLDDQVTALDTVKADLAAMGLPQLAWIELDHRQAMLRAERDWTRWFADSARAGTLGGHEFWHDLHRGDATGDLRDTPAAPAARTHEEDQR from the coding sequence ATGCCCAAGCCCTACCGACGGACGAATCCGCTGGCCCTGGCCGTGCTGGGGCTGCTGCGCGAACGCGACATGCACCCCTACGAGATGGCGTCCACCCTGCGCGAACGCCACCAGGAAGGCAGCGTCAAACTCACCTACGGGTCGCTGTACACGGTGGTCGACAGCCTGCGCGCGCACGGTTTCCTCGAGGCCGGCGCCGCCACCCGGGAGGGCAACCGGCCGGAGCGCACCGTCTACCGGCTCACCGACACCGGCCGCGCCGAACTGCACGACTGGCTGCGCGACCTGATCGCCGTGCCGGTCAAGGAGTACCCCCGGTTCGAGGCCGGTGTCGCGCTGATCGGCCTGCTCCCGCCCGACGAGGCCATCGCGCTGTGCGAACGCCGCGCCGCCACCCTGGACGACCAGGTCACCGCGCTCGACACCGTCAAGGCCGACCTCGCCGCGATGGGCCTGCCCCAGCTGGCCTGGATCGAGCTCGACCACCGCCAGGCGATGCTGCGCGCCGAACGCGACTGGACCCGCTGGTTCGCCGACTCCGCCCGCGCCGGGACCCTCGGCGGCCACGAGTTCTGGCACGACCTGCACCGCGGCGACGCCACCGGCGACCTCCGCGACACCCCCGCGGCCCCGGCCGCGCGCACCCACGAGGAGGACCAGCGGTGA
- a CDS encoding alpha/beta fold hydrolase, producing the protein MTITGTAAGVPYVALPPRTGGRLVLVWHLIGEPATPQDMAKALPLTGVDAWRVYLPLPAPPQTGDAVTDFYAPLVTTAVDQVAPVVAALRAELGCDDGPVDLVGGSAGGHIALLTALDAVVPVRRVAALNPAVSAQAVVQASIDAGLLASYDWTPAATEAARPLDVLARADQLRAPLLVVRGEHEYPAFRPVQDRLHAAVPGSKLVDVPDLPHMLVTQLDVVEREVVTWLNA; encoded by the coding sequence ATGACGATCACAGGGACCGCCGCCGGTGTGCCGTACGTAGCGCTGCCACCACGCACCGGCGGACGACTGGTACTGGTGTGGCACCTGATCGGCGAGCCCGCCACCCCGCAGGACATGGCGAAGGCGCTGCCGCTGACCGGGGTGGACGCCTGGCGCGTCTACCTGCCGCTGCCCGCGCCCCCGCAGACCGGCGACGCCGTCACCGACTTCTACGCCCCCCTGGTCACCACCGCCGTCGACCAGGTCGCGCCGGTCGTGGCCGCCCTGCGCGCCGAACTCGGCTGCGACGACGGCCCGGTCGACCTGGTCGGCGGCTCCGCCGGCGGCCACATCGCCCTGCTCACCGCCCTCGACGCCGTCGTGCCGGTGCGGCGCGTGGCGGCGCTCAACCCGGCCGTGAGCGCGCAGGCCGTTGTCCAGGCCTCGATCGACGCCGGCCTCCTGGCCTCCTACGACTGGACACCCGCCGCCACCGAGGCCGCACGGCCGCTGGACGTGCTCGCCCGCGCGGACCAGTTGCGCGCCCCGCTGCTCGTGGTCCGTGGCGAACACGAGTACCCCGCGTTCCGGCCCGTTCAGGACCGCCTGCACGCCGCCGTGCCCGGGTCGAAGCTGGTCGACGTCCCGGACCTCCCGCACATGCTCGTGACGCAGCTGGACGTCGTGGAACGAGAGGTCGTGACGTGGCTCAACGCTTGA
- a CDS encoding SDR family oxidoreductase, protein MAQRLTVVTGGSRGIGAATVRRLAAAGHRVVIGYRAATDEAEALAAEVGGLAVRAEVSSPADVDALFDAAAALGQVTGVVVNAGITSPVGTLAETEISDLRRVVDVNVLGALLCARRAARDLVAGGAIVSVSSAAATLGSPGEYVHYAASKAAVDALTVGLAKELGPRGIRVNAVAAGTVHTAIHELSGVPDRPQRVASAIPLGRAGQPDEIAAAIAWLLGDDASFTTGAILRVAGGL, encoded by the coding sequence GTGGCTCAACGCTTGACCGTGGTGACCGGCGGCAGCCGGGGGATCGGCGCGGCCACCGTGCGCCGACTGGCCGCTGCCGGCCACCGGGTGGTGATCGGCTACCGCGCGGCGACCGACGAGGCCGAGGCACTGGCCGCCGAGGTGGGCGGCCTGGCCGTGCGGGCCGAGGTGTCCTCGCCGGCCGACGTCGACGCGCTGTTCGACGCGGCGGCCGCACTCGGGCAGGTGACCGGCGTGGTGGTCAACGCCGGCATCACCAGCCCGGTCGGCACCCTGGCCGAGACCGAGATCTCCGACCTGCGCCGGGTCGTGGACGTCAACGTGCTCGGCGCGCTGCTGTGCGCGCGCCGCGCCGCCCGTGACCTGGTGGCGGGCGGCGCGATCGTGTCCGTCTCGTCCGCCGCGGCGACCCTGGGCAGCCCGGGGGAGTACGTGCACTACGCGGCGAGCAAGGCCGCCGTGGACGCGCTGACCGTCGGCCTGGCCAAGGAACTGGGCCCACGCGGGATCCGCGTCAACGCCGTCGCCGCCGGCACCGTGCACACCGCGATCCACGAACTGTCCGGCGTCCCCGACCGGCCGCAACGCGTCGCGTCCGCCATCCCACTGGGCCGGGCCGGACAACCCGACGAGATCGCCGCCGCGATCGCCTGGCTGCTCGGCGACGACGCCTCCTTCACCACCGGCGCGATCCTCCGCGTCGCCGGCGGCCTGTAG
- the map gene encoding type I methionyl aminopeptidase, producing the protein MIELKTPAELDAMRAAGLVVADALAAVRDHARIGVSLLELDEVAADVIRGAGAGSSFLGYQPSFATTPFPGYICASVNDVIVHGIPTGYRLRDGDLVSIDCGAHLDGWHGDSAISFVVGTAAPADLALIETTERALAAGIAAAVPGAKLGDVSAAVGRIGRAAGYGMPSDFGGHGIGRAMHESPGVPNEGRPGRGLTLRAGMAIAIEPMFHSGGRDPYYEAEDGWSLLTSDGSRAAHVEHSVAVTDDGPRVLTAPRLPAASTTS; encoded by the coding sequence GTGATCGAGCTCAAAACCCCCGCGGAGCTGGACGCGATGCGCGCGGCCGGCCTGGTCGTCGCCGACGCGCTGGCCGCCGTCCGCGACCACGCCCGGATCGGGGTGTCGCTGCTGGAACTGGACGAGGTGGCCGCCGACGTCATCCGCGGCGCGGGCGCGGGCTCGTCGTTCCTGGGCTACCAGCCGTCGTTCGCGACCACGCCGTTCCCGGGCTACATCTGCGCGTCGGTCAACGACGTGATCGTGCACGGCATCCCCACCGGCTACCGGCTGCGCGACGGCGACCTGGTCAGCATCGACTGCGGCGCGCACCTCGACGGGTGGCACGGCGACTCGGCGATCAGCTTCGTGGTCGGCACCGCCGCCCCGGCGGACCTGGCGCTGATCGAGACCACCGAGCGCGCGCTGGCCGCCGGGATCGCCGCGGCGGTGCCGGGCGCGAAGCTGGGTGACGTGTCGGCGGCGGTCGGCCGGATCGGGCGGGCCGCCGGGTACGGGATGCCCTCGGACTTCGGCGGTCACGGCATCGGGCGGGCCATGCACGAGTCGCCGGGCGTGCCGAACGAGGGCCGGCCGGGTCGCGGGCTGACGCTGCGGGCCGGGATGGCGATCGCGATCGAGCCGATGTTCCACTCCGGCGGCCGCGACCCGTACTACGAGGCCGAGGACGGGTGGTCGCTGCTCACCTCGGACGGCAGCCGGGCGGCGCACGTCGAGCACTCGGTGGCGGTCACCGACGACGGTCCCCGCGTGCTGACCGCGCCCCGCCTGCCCGCGGCGTCCACCACGTCCTGA
- a CDS encoding helix-turn-helix domain-containing protein — MVRQPLTPSDHARGERLGEALRQARGDRSMVQVATAAGISVETLRKIERGRIPTPAFFTVAALADAVGLSLDALCRNLDEPRQAGAA, encoded by the coding sequence ATGGTGCGCCAACCACTCACCCCGTCCGACCACGCCCGCGGCGAACGACTCGGCGAAGCCCTCCGCCAGGCCCGCGGCGACCGCAGCATGGTCCAGGTCGCCACCGCCGCCGGCATCTCCGTGGAAACCCTCCGCAAGATCGAACGCGGCCGGATCCCCACCCCCGCCTTCTTCACCGTCGCCGCCCTCGCCGACGCCGTCGGACTCTCCCTCGACGCCCTGTGCCGCAACCTCGACGAACCCCGCCAGGCCGGCGCGGCCTGA
- a CDS encoding class I SAM-dependent methyltransferase, translating to MRDFVHHHTTPRPVPLAPEILLHTATDITALWESTGRPEPPFWAFPWAGGQALARHLLDHPGTTAGKHVLDLAAGSGLVALAAARTGATTVTANDIDPLAGTAIALNAEANHLTVDIVIADLLDTDPAHDVVLAGDVFYDRDMAARVLPYLLRAHRAGATVLVGDPQRAHRPRDGFHQVGTYHVPVPHDLEGTDHRTTLVWRPH from the coding sequence GTGCGGGACTTCGTCCACCACCACACCACACCCCGACCCGTCCCGCTCGCGCCCGAGATCCTCCTGCACACCGCCACCGACATCACCGCCCTCTGGGAGAGCACCGGCCGCCCCGAACCACCCTTCTGGGCCTTCCCCTGGGCAGGCGGCCAAGCACTGGCCCGCCACCTCCTCGACCACCCCGGCACCACCGCCGGCAAACACGTCCTCGACCTCGCCGCCGGCTCCGGACTCGTCGCCCTCGCCGCCGCCCGCACCGGCGCGACCACCGTCACCGCCAACGACATCGACCCGCTCGCCGGCACCGCCATCGCCCTCAACGCCGAGGCCAACCACCTCACCGTCGACATCGTCATCGCCGACCTGCTCGACACCGACCCCGCGCACGACGTCGTCCTCGCCGGAGACGTCTTCTACGACCGCGACATGGCCGCCCGCGTCCTGCCCTACCTGCTGCGCGCCCACCGCGCGGGCGCCACCGTCCTGGTCGGCGACCCCCAGCGCGCCCACCGCCCCCGCGACGGCTTCCACCAGGTCGGCACCTACCACGTGCCCGTCCCGCACGACCTCGAAGGCACCGACCACCGCACCACCCTCGTCTGGCGACCCCACTAG